The genomic segment CCGCTCAGGGGCTTAACCTATGTCTTGACCATGCTGACACTCGCCGTTGTGGCGGCGGCAGAGGCGCATCTCGCCGTGGCTGGTCAAACCTACTATGGCTTTGGCAATATGGTGGTTAGCGATGCCATGGGCAATTGGCTCAAGTGCTTCGCGGCTATTGCTGTCATGGTTTCTCTGGTTTACGCGCGCCCCTATGCTGCCCATCGTGACATGCTTCGCGGTGGTGAGTTGTTCACTTTGAATATGCTGGCTTTGCTGGGCATGTTTGTCATGATTTCGTCCAACAACTTGTTGCTGACGTACATGGGGCTTGAGCTGTTGACCTTGTCCAGTTATGCCTTGGTGGCATTGCGCCGGGATAACGTAGCAGCGACAGAAGCTGCAATGAAGTACTTTGTGCTGGGTGCGATGGCTTCGGGCTTCTTGCTGTACGGGATGTCCATGTTGTACGGTGCGACCGGTACTCTCGATATCACTCAGTTGTTTAAGTCGATCTCGAGCGGCCAGGTGCGCCCAGACGTTTTGGTGTTTGGCTTGGTGTTCATTGTTGCGGGCTTGGCCTTTAAGTTGGGCGTCGTGCCTTTCCACATGTGGATTCCAGATGTGTATCAGGGCGCGCCCACTGCTGTGACCTTGATGATTGGTGGTGCTCCCAAGCTGGCAGCTTTTGCGATTTGTATCCGTTTGTTGGTGGAGGGCCTGCGTCCGCTGGCAAGTGATTGGCAGCAAATGTTGATGGTGTTGTCGGTGGGCTCATTGCTGATCGGGAACCTGGCGGCTATTGCCCAGACCAATTTGAAGCGCATGCTGGCTTTCTCGACGATTTCCCAGATGGGTTTCGTGTTGTTGGGACTGATGTCGGGGGTGGTACAGGGCGATGCTGTGACTTTTGCGGCAAATGCCTACAGCTCCGCCATGTTCTATGTGGTGACCTATGTGTTGACAACGCTTGCCACTTTTGGTGTCATCTTGCTCCTGT from the Rhodoferax potami genome contains:
- the nuoN gene encoding NADH-quinone oxidoreductase subunit NuoN yields the protein MIDTISWITVYPEIILMVMACAILLIDLGVKSPLRGLTYVLTMLTLAVVAAAEAHLAVAGQTYYGFGNMVVSDAMGNWLKCFAAIAVMVSLVYARPYAAHRDMLRGGELFTLNMLALLGMFVMISSNNLLLTYMGLELLTLSSYALVALRRDNVAATEAAMKYFVLGAMASGFLLYGMSMLYGATGTLDITQLFKSISSGQVRPDVLVFGLVFIVAGLAFKLGVVPFHMWIPDVYQGAPTAVTLMIGGAPKLAAFAICIRLLVEGLRPLASDWQQMLMVLSVGSLLIGNLAAIAQTNLKRMLAFSTISQMGFVLLGLMSGVVQGDAVTFAANAYSSAMFYVVTYVLTTLATFGVILLLSREGFESEEISDFAGLNQRSPLYAAVMAICAFSLAGIPPMVGFYAKLSVLQALVVSGETIYLGMAVFAVLMSLIGAFYYLRLVKVMYFDEPITATTVNAPADVRVVLSINGALVLILGLAPGGLMALCAASVRQMLGM